A window of the Rhizobium brockwellii genome harbors these coding sequences:
- a CDS encoding DUF982 domain-containing protein: MRQTAHFRPVGLASMGLGHYAVVNSVWDAARTLLRDWPVDDGEEYFEAVKSCLDAIIGDLPPEHVRAAFIRAAQEAGIAVIEAAD, translated from the coding sequence GTGAGACAGACGGCACATTTTCGACCGGTTGGCTTGGCCTCAATGGGGCTCGGCCATTATGCAGTTGTTAACTCTGTGTGGGACGCCGCGCGCACGCTCCTGCGCGACTGGCCGGTAGACGACGGCGAAGAGTATTTCGAGGCCGTCAAGTCGTGCCTGGATGCGATTATCGGCGATCTCCCACCGGAACATGTGCGGGCGGCCTTCATCAGGGCGGCACAGGAGGCTGGCATCGCCGTCATAGAAGCGGCGGACTGA
- a CDS encoding FAD-dependent oxidoreductase: MTENSTVDVLISGAGAAGLTLAIELARRGVSFRLIEKLNDPFRGSRGKGIQPRSQEVFEDLGILDRIVALGGAYPRQREYRDDGSFSESDAVVGGEPTPAEPYHLPLMVPQFLTEGVMRERLLELGHRPEFASELIGFEQDEAGVTARLKGTSGEETVRVRWLVGADGGRSFVRHALDIGFPGKTLGVRAVVADVILTGLDRDAWHRFGDGDMQRQTAICPLAGTDLFQIQGPIPLEGEVDLSAAGLTALVKERSGRDDIEVQSVSWASAFHMNARLADRYRLGRVFLAGDAAHTHPPTGGQGLNTSVQDAYNLGWKLAAVTAGAPDALLDSYEEERRPVAAAVLGLATNLLDAMKRGDMRRGREVHQLDIGYASSFALEKPERSAGLLAGDRAPDAPLRGVAGQPTRLFELFKGPHWTLLGYEAEQAAVPSRPGLHIHWIGRRGDVIDEGGHFHDAYGLASGDWVLVRPDGYVGAIIASAHAWALEAYLANVGLAA, from the coding sequence ATGACAGAGAATTCCACAGTCGACGTGCTGATATCGGGCGCCGGGGCTGCCGGCCTGACGCTGGCAATCGAGTTGGCGCGGCGGGGCGTCTCCTTCCGCCTGATCGAAAAATTGAACGACCCGTTCCGCGGTTCCCGTGGCAAGGGTATTCAGCCGCGAAGCCAGGAGGTGTTCGAGGATCTCGGCATTCTCGACCGGATCGTCGCGCTGGGCGGCGCCTATCCCCGGCAGCGGGAATATCGCGACGACGGCAGCTTCAGCGAATCCGACGCCGTGGTAGGTGGGGAGCCGACGCCGGCCGAGCCTTATCATCTTCCCCTGATGGTGCCGCAGTTCCTGACCGAGGGGGTGATGCGCGAGCGCCTGCTCGAGCTGGGGCACCGGCCCGAATTCGCCAGCGAACTCATCGGCTTCGAACAGGATGAGGCGGGCGTGACTGCGCGGCTTAAAGGCACATCCGGCGAAGAGACCGTCCGCGTGCGCTGGCTCGTCGGCGCCGATGGCGGCCGCAGCTTCGTGCGCCATGCGCTCGATATCGGCTTTCCCGGCAAGACGCTCGGCGTGCGCGCCGTCGTCGCTGATGTCATTCTGACCGGATTGGACCGCGACGCTTGGCATCGCTTCGGCGATGGCGACATGCAGCGACAGACCGCCATTTGCCCGCTGGCGGGAACGGATCTGTTCCAGATCCAGGGACCCATCCCGCTCGAAGGCGAAGTCGATCTCTCCGCGGCAGGCTTGACTGCGCTGGTGAAGGAGCGCAGCGGCCGCGACGACATCGAGGTCCAATCGGTCTCCTGGGCGTCAGCCTTCCACATGAACGCCCGGCTTGCCGATCGCTACCGGCTCGGCCGCGTGTTCCTGGCCGGCGATGCCGCCCATACGCATCCGCCGACCGGCGGACAGGGTCTGAATACCAGCGTTCAGGATGCCTATAATCTCGGATGGAAACTGGCCGCAGTCACTGCCGGCGCTCCCGACGCGCTGCTCGACAGCTATGAGGAAGAGCGTCGTCCAGTCGCCGCCGCCGTGCTCGGGCTGGCGACCAATCTTCTCGACGCCATGAAGCGAGGCGATATGCGGCGCGGCCGCGAGGTCCATCAACTCGATATCGGCTATGCCTCCTCCTTCGCGCTGGAAAAGCCGGAGCGGAGCGCCGGCCTGCTTGCGGGCGACCGTGCGCCCGATGCGCCGCTTAGAGGTGTCGCCGGCCAGCCGACGCGTCTGTTCGAACTGTTCAAGGGGCCGCACTGGACGCTGCTGGGCTATGAGGCCGAGCAAGCTGCCGTGCCGTCGCGCCCGGGCCTGCATATCCACTGGATCGGCCGGCGCGGAGATGTGATCGACGAAGGCGGGCATTTCCATGATGCCTACGGTCTGGCATCGGGCGACTGGGTGCTCGTGCGTCCGGACGGCTATGTCGGCGCTATCATTGCGTCTGCTCACGCCTGGGCTCTGGAAGCCTATCTCGCAAATGTCGGCCTTGCTGCATAA